In Clostridium sporogenes, one genomic interval encodes:
- the ybeY gene encoding rRNA maturation RNase YbeY: MIYIDNRQDEIKVNEEFENKIKEIIDYALKEEKVNIDYEISVVFIDNNSIKEINKDYRNIDKVTDVLSFPMLDYEEGKVFKDIYLNYEFDESDLDEGNLVLGDIALSLEKAEEQSKEFGHSFLRETCYLTIHSVLHLLGYDHIKEDEKAIMRQREEEILKNFSLQR, from the coding sequence ATGATATATATAGATAATAGACAGGATGAAATAAAAGTAAATGAAGAGTTTGAAAATAAGATAAAAGAAATAATAGACTATGCATTAAAAGAGGAAAAGGTAAATATAGATTATGAAATAAGTGTAGTGTTTATAGATAACAACAGCATAAAAGAAATAAATAAAGACTATAGAAATATAGATAAGGTTACAGATGTATTATCTTTCCCAATGTTAGATTATGAAGAAGGAAAAGTTTTTAAAGATATATATTTAAACTATGAATTTGATGAAAGTGATCTAGATGAAGGTAATTTAGTTTTAGGTGATATAGCTCTTTCTTTAGAGAAAGCAGAAGAGCAAAGTAAAGAATTTGGGCACAGTTTTTTAAGAGAAACTTGTTATTTAACAATACATTCAGTACTGCATCTTCTAGGATATGACCATATAAAAGAAGATGAAAAAGCTATAATGAGACAGAGAGAAGAAGAAATATTAAAAAACTTTAGTTTACAAAGGTAA
- a CDS encoding 16S rRNA (uracil(1498)-N(3))-methyltransferase codes for MHKFFVPAENIIDKKAIIDGDDVKHIYKVLRLECGDAININNCQGKEYKGKIESIDKKSVVVKILDQVKVNNESPLNIYLYQGLPKSTKMDLIVQKSTELGIKEIIPIITERVEVKTSLKEFKKLDRWNRIALEACKQCKRSLIPSVREPLKFNDLLEEIKDMDLIIVPYESKENYGIKSLIKNIEYEKENIKNISIIIGPEGGFEESEIRVLEEIKAQIVTLGPRIFRTETAGIVCASIISYELGDLGGNI; via the coding sequence GTGCATAAATTTTTTGTACCCGCTGAAAATATAATTGATAAAAAGGCTATAATTGATGGTGATGATGTTAAACATATATATAAGGTATTAAGGTTAGAATGTGGAGATGCTATAAACATAAATAATTGCCAGGGAAAAGAATATAAAGGTAAAATAGAAAGTATAGATAAAAAATCTGTTGTTGTAAAAATATTAGATCAGGTTAAAGTAAATAATGAAAGCCCTTTAAATATTTATTTATATCAAGGTCTTCCTAAATCTACCAAGATGGATTTGATAGTTCAAAAGTCTACTGAATTAGGTATAAAAGAAATAATACCTATTATAACAGAAAGAGTTGAGGTTAAAACTTCATTAAAGGAATTTAAAAAATTAGATAGATGGAATAGAATTGCACTTGAAGCATGTAAACAATGTAAAAGATCTTTAATTCCAAGTGTTAGAGAACCCTTAAAATTTAATGATTTGTTGGAAGAGATAAAGGACATGGATTTAATAATTGTGCCTTATGAAAGTAAAGAAAATTATGGTATAAAATCTCTTATAAAAAATATAGAATATGAAAAAGAAAATATTAAAAACATAAGTATAATAATAGGACCAGAAGGTGGCTTTGAAGAAAGTGAAATAAGAGTTTTAGAAGAAATAAAAGCTCAGATAGTAACTTTAGGACCTAGAATATTTAGAACAGAAACAGCAGGTATAGTATGTGCTTCAATAATTTCATATGAATTAGGAGATTTAGGAGGAAATATATAA
- the rpsU gene encoding 30S ribosomal protein S21 — translation MSEIKVGENESLENALRRFKKKCARAGVLSEVRKREHYEKPSVKKKKKSEAARKRKFK, via the coding sequence ATGTCAGAAATAAAAGTTGGAGAAAACGAATCATTAGAAAACGCACTAAGAAGATTTAAGAAAAAATGTGCAAGAGCTGGTGTTTTATCTGAAGTAAGAAAAAGAGAACACTACGAAAAGCCAAGTGTAAAGAAAAAAAAGAAATCTGAAGCTGCAAGAAAGAGAAAATTCAAGTAG
- a CDS encoding diacylglycerol kinase, with the protein MKVNKLLDSFNYAIDGIIHAVRTQRNMRIHMLSALLVLTACFFYDLSKIELVVVCITITLVIFAELMNTAIEFAIDATTNYYHPLAKVSKNVAAGAVLLTAINAVVVGYIIFWDKLKYINFVLITKIKNSNPYAIFIILAIVCIVTVVVKAIYGEGTPLKGGMPSGHSTMAFSIATIIALITKEFPVVMLSYFLAFIVAQSRVDSEVHSILEVIVGALFGTLFTTLLYKIFG; encoded by the coding sequence ATGAAAGTAAATAAACTTTTGGATAGTTTTAATTATGCCATAGATGGAATAATACATGCAGTTAGAACCCAAAGGAATATGAGAATACATATGCTCTCTGCTCTTTTGGTTTTAACTGCCTGTTTTTTCTATGATTTATCAAAGATAGAATTGGTAGTTGTATGTATAACAATAACCTTAGTTATTTTTGCCGAACTTATGAATACTGCTATAGAATTTGCTATAGATGCTACTACGAATTATTATCATCCCTTAGCTAAGGTTTCTAAAAATGTAGCAGCAGGAGCAGTTTTATTAACAGCTATAAATGCAGTAGTGGTTGGTTATATTATATTTTGGGATAAACTAAAATATATAAATTTCGTTTTAATAACTAAAATAAAAAATTCAAATCCTTATGCTATATTTATTATATTAGCTATAGTTTGTATAGTTACGGTAGTGGTAAAAGCCATATATGGTGAAGGCACTCCTTTAAAGGGAGGAATGCCCAGTGGACATAGTACCATGGCATTTTCTATAGCCACAATAATAGCTCTTATAACTAAGGAATTTCCTGTAGTTATGTTAAGTTATTTTTTAGCTTTTATAGTAGCTCAAAGTAGAGTCGATTCAGAAGTCCATTCTATATTAGAGGTAATAGTGGGAGCTTTATTTGGAACTTTATTTACTACGCTTTTATATAAAATATTTGGATAG
- the mtaB gene encoding tRNA (N(6)-L-threonylcarbamoyladenosine(37)-C(2))-methylthiotransferase MtaB, whose product MKVAFSTLGCRVNVYETEAMTEKFIKQGYEVVDFNEVADVYVINTCTVTNMGDKKSRQMISRGRRLNSKAIIAVVGCYSQIAPEEVAKIEGVDVVLGTRNKGDIVYWINRAMEEKNQVIEVKDVLRNKEFEELNIEEYRDKTRAFLKIQDGCNRFCSYCLIPFARGAVCSKKAEKVMEEVRKLSKHGFKEIILSGIDIASYGFDLEGKYNLTSILEEIDKVEGIERIRIGSIDPTFFTEEEIIRISKLKKFCPHFHLSLQSGCNETLKRMNRKYTVEQYKEIVYNLRTNIEAVSITTDIIVGFPGETEEEFNKTYEFLKDIKLSKMHVFKFSPRKGTRAEKMENQVDGNIKEERSNKIINLDRALEKEFMNKFIEKEMPVLYEQETKEKGIFEGYTPNYIKIYAKSLRDITGEIISTKLKEVSKDFIKGKIY is encoded by the coding sequence ATGAAAGTTGCTTTTTCTACATTAGGATGTAGAGTAAATGTATATGAAACAGAAGCTATGACAGAAAAATTTATAAAACAGGGCTATGAAGTAGTGGATTTTAATGAAGTGGCTGATGTATATGTAATAAACACTTGTACCGTAACTAATATGGGTGATAAGAAATCAAGACAGATGATAAGTAGAGGAAGAAGACTAAATTCTAAGGCTATAATTGCAGTAGTAGGTTGTTATTCTCAAATAGCTCCAGAAGAAGTAGCCAAAATAGAGGGCGTAGATGTAGTTTTAGGTACCAGAAATAAAGGTGATATAGTTTATTGGATAAATAGAGCTATGGAAGAAAAAAATCAAGTCATAGAAGTTAAAGATGTTCTTAGAAATAAAGAATTTGAAGAATTAAATATAGAAGAGTATAGGGATAAAACTAGAGCCTTTTTAAAAATACAGGATGGATGTAATAGATTTTGTTCTTATTGCTTGATACCCTTTGCAAGAGGAGCTGTATGTAGCAAAAAAGCAGAAAAGGTTATGGAAGAGGTTAGAAAACTTTCTAAACATGGATTTAAAGAAATAATTTTATCCGGTATAGATATAGCTTCTTATGGTTTTGATTTAGAAGGAAAGTACAACTTAACATCTATATTAGAAGAGATAGATAAAGTAGAAGGCATTGAAAGAATAAGAATAGGTTCCATAGACCCAACCTTTTTTACAGAAGAAGAAATAATAAGAATAAGTAAATTAAAAAAATTCTGTCCACATTTTCATTTGTCTCTTCAAAGTGGATGTAACGAAACCTTAAAAAGAATGAATAGAAAATATACTGTAGAGCAGTATAAAGAGATAGTATATAATTTAAGAACAAATATAGAAGCTGTTTCTATAACTACAGATATAATAGTAGGATTTCCAGGAGAAACAGAAGAAGAGTTTAATAAAACCTATGAATTTTTAAAAGACATAAAACTATCTAAAATGCATGTATTTAAATTCAGTCCAAGAAAAGGTACTAGAGCAGAGAAAATGGAGAATCAAGTAGATGGTAACATAAAAGAAGAAAGAAGTAATAAAATAATAAATTTAGATAGAGCTCTTGAAAAAGAATTTATGAATAAATTTATTGAAAAAGAAATGCCAGTATTATATGAGCAGGAAACTAAAGAAAAAGGAATTTTTGAAGGGTATACTCCAAACTACATAAAGATATATGCTAAAAGCTTAAGAGATATTACTGGAGAGATAATAAGTACCAAACTGAAAGAGGTTTCTAAGGATTTTATTAAGGGAAAAATTTATTAG
- a CDS encoding HD family phosphohydrolase, whose amino-acid sequence MKKITMEEIKKDNKLKRVLVFFITFLFMYVVLITSFVTKKYDLQEGDIAKVDIKAPREIKDEISTKARLQQALEAVPIQYTKRTEVKTEILNEVNSFFSQVDSIKDKRIDEKQKVQQLDQNGKINISERELSQILNLDKAELKSLQDVLIKVISDVYENVNISDDSQKDNAQDIKKAQEYVYSKIKMSKISNSLRQLAINIAYSEIKPNFYYDKEKTEELKKETLKNTPPVMIKKDQTIVKEGEPVSKYQLDLLKDVGLLNNNNNFEWYIFIGLGVLIVLVLFIQYGYIYKFYNEVFNELNSLVLISLNNCIAILLARSMYTISPFLIPLASIPMILTLLLNYKISLFTSLVNCILIAVAVNFEVEIILIAIMSAVLGSTILRKMQERNDILYASSYIAIINVILTFSAGFLLSNSVIDVSKKALFTLIGGVLSAILTIGLLPLFENLFDIVTTIKLLELSNPNNPLLKKLLLEAPGTYHHSILVGNLAEVAAEVVNGNPVLARVSAYYHDIGKTKRPYFFKENQIGKENPHDKISPNLSTLIITSHVKDGLELAKEYKIPKVIQDIIQQHHGTSLVKYFYITMKNNSERPEDVNEEDFRYQGPIPKSKEAAIIMLADGVEAAVRSINEPTKGKIEEMVNKIIKARLDEGQLDDCDLTLKEIGLIRDAFLKVLISIYHQRIEYPEDKWIKDRRIK is encoded by the coding sequence ATGAAAAAAATTACCATGGAAGAAATAAAAAAGGACAATAAACTAAAGAGAGTATTAGTTTTTTTTATTACATTTTTATTTATGTATGTGGTGCTTATTACATCTTTTGTTACAAAAAAATATGACCTACAAGAGGGGGATATAGCTAAAGTTGATATAAAAGCCCCAAGAGAAATAAAGGATGAAATATCTACCAAAGCTAGATTGCAACAAGCTTTAGAGGCAGTGCCTATACAGTATACTAAAAGGACAGAGGTTAAAACAGAAATTTTAAATGAAGTAAATAGTTTTTTTTCACAGGTAGATTCTATAAAAGATAAAAGAATAGATGAAAAGCAAAAGGTTCAGCAATTAGATCAAAATGGGAAAATAAATATATCAGAAAGAGAATTAAGCCAAATATTAAATTTAGATAAAGCAGAACTTAAATCTCTTCAGGATGTGCTTATTAAAGTTATATCTGATGTTTATGAAAATGTAAATATAAGTGATGATTCTCAAAAGGATAATGCACAGGATATAAAAAAAGCACAGGAGTATGTGTACTCAAAAATAAAAATGTCTAAAATATCAAATTCTTTAAGACAATTGGCAATAAATATAGCTTATTCAGAAATAAAACCTAATTTTTATTATGATAAAGAAAAAACAGAAGAATTAAAGAAGGAAACTTTAAAAAATACTCCACCGGTTATGATAAAAAAAGATCAAACAATAGTTAAAGAAGGAGAACCAGTATCTAAATATCAATTAGATTTGTTAAAGGATGTAGGTTTATTAAATAATAATAATAATTTTGAGTGGTATATTTTTATTGGATTAGGAGTTCTAATAGTTTTAGTGCTTTTTATACAGTATGGATATATATATAAATTTTATAATGAAGTATTTAATGAGTTAAATAGTTTGGTTTTAATAAGTTTAAATAATTGTATAGCAATACTTTTAGCTAGGAGTATGTATACAATATCACCTTTTTTAATTCCTTTAGCATCTATACCTATGATATTAACTTTATTACTAAATTATAAAATATCTTTATTCACTAGTCTTGTAAACTGTATTTTAATAGCCGTAGCAGTAAATTTTGAAGTAGAAATTATTTTAATAGCTATAATGAGTGCTGTTTTAGGTTCTACTATATTAAGAAAGATGCAAGAAAGAAATGATATACTGTATGCATCATCTTATATAGCTATTATAAATGTAATACTTACTTTTTCAGCAGGTTTTCTTTTAAGTAATAGTGTTATAGATGTAAGTAAAAAAGCATTATTTACTCTTATAGGAGGGGTATTATCAGCCATATTAACCATAGGGCTTCTTCCTTTATTTGAAAATTTATTTGATATAGTTACTACTATTAAACTTTTAGAGCTCTCAAATCCTAATAATCCATTACTTAAGAAGTTATTATTAGAGGCGCCAGGAACTTATCATCACAGTATATTAGTAGGTAACTTAGCTGAGGTTGCAGCAGAAGTTGTAAATGGAAATCCAGTATTAGCTAGAGTATCTGCTTATTATCATGATATAGGGAAGACTAAAAGACCTTATTTCTTTAAAGAAAATCAAATAGGTAAAGAAAATCCTCATGATAAAATATCTCCTAATTTAAGTACCTTAATAATTACTTCTCATGTAAAGGATGGGTTAGAATTAGCTAAGGAATACAAAATACCTAAAGTTATACAGGATATAATACAACAACATCATGGTACATCTTTAGTAAAATATTTTTATATAACTATGAAAAATAATAGTGAAAGGCCTGAAGATGTAAATGAAGAAGACTTTAGATATCAAGGTCCTATACCTAAAAGTAAAGAAGCTGCTATAATAATGTTAGCAGATGGGGTGGAGGCTGCTGTAAGGTCTATAAATGAACCAACTAAGGGTAAAATAGAAGAAATGGTAAATAAAATAATAAAGGCAAGATTGGATGAAGGACAGTTAGATGATTGTGATCTTACATTAAAAGAAATAGGACTAATAAGAGATGCTTTCTTAAAGGTTCTTATAAGTATATATCACCAAAGAATAGAATATCCAGAGGATAAATGGATAAAAGATAGGAGGATAAAATGA
- the yqfD gene encoding sporulation protein YqfD, whose amino-acid sequence MKFDKYKNATMTIEIQSMIPERFINLLWRNGVKVKNVVKTNVTTFVLDIDLKDYAVMDDIARRTGTKVKIVKRKGISFLVLFLKRRFSLVIGIFIFSFIIYFMSTFIWDIDITSTNGVTPYEIRQQLKQYGVKPGINKNAIDVYKIEEKLVKDIDNIMWVKARIEGGKLVIKAEERQSPPTIVKEDEPCDLVAKKDGEVQRVYTTSGSSIVQNGDIVKKGDILIKGEQGKEGETYEVHSEGKVFARTFYEQIKTINTYRIKRKRTGKKIERIYINFKGKKLYLKKTINKFEKYDRIENNKLFITKETLYEVKETKEDINLKKTIDEENEKIYKNITKNLDKSVKIVDKITNYSPEGESCKIRMLIIAEEDIAVPQKIEITDKEEDS is encoded by the coding sequence ATGAAATTTGATAAGTATAAAAATGCTACTATGACTATAGAAATTCAATCTATGATACCAGAGAGATTTATTAACCTTTTATGGAGAAATGGTGTGAAAGTTAAAAATGTAGTTAAGACAAATGTAACTACATTTGTTTTGGATATAGACTTAAAAGATTATGCTGTTATGGATGATATAGCTAGGAGAACAGGAACAAAAGTAAAAATAGTAAAAAGAAAAGGAATCTCTTTTTTAGTTTTATTTTTAAAAAGAAGATTTTCATTAGTAATAGGTATATTTATTTTTTCTTTTATAATATATTTTATGTCTACATTCATATGGGATATAGATATAACATCAACTAATGGCGTGACACCTTATGAAATAAGACAACAATTAAAACAATATGGAGTAAAGCCTGGAATAAATAAAAATGCTATAGATGTTTATAAGATAGAAGAAAAATTGGTTAAAGATATAGACAATATAATGTGGGTGAAAGCTAGAATTGAAGGAGGGAAACTTGTAATAAAGGCCGAAGAGAGGCAGTCTCCTCCAACTATAGTGAAGGAGGATGAACCTTGCGATTTAGTAGCTAAAAAAGATGGGGAAGTACAAAGGGTATATACTACTTCAGGAAGTTCTATAGTACAAAATGGAGACATAGTAAAAAAAGGTGATATTTTAATTAAAGGTGAACAGGGAAAAGAAGGCGAAACTTATGAAGTCCATTCAGAAGGAAAGGTTTTTGCTAGAACTTTTTATGAACAAATTAAAACTATAAATACCTATAGAATAAAAAGAAAAAGAACGGGTAAAAAAATAGAGAGGATATATATTAATTTTAAGGGTAAAAAACTATATTTGAAAAAAACTATCAATAAATTTGAAAAATATGATAGAATAGAAAATAATAAGCTGTTTATAACAAAAGAAACATTATATGAAGTAAAAGAAACAAAAGAAGATATTAATTTGAAAAAAACTATAGATGAGGAAAATGAAAAAATCTATAAAAATATAACTAAAAACTTAGATAAATCTGTTAAAATTGTAGATAAAATTACGAATTATTCTCCAGAGGGAGAGAGCTGTAAAATTAGAATGCTAATTATAGCAGAAGAAGATATAGCTGTTCCACAAAAGATAGAAATTACGGATAAAGAAGAAGACAGCTAA
- a CDS encoding GatB/YqeY domain-containing protein: MSLKETLQDHWKQALKAREKEKANTISMVKAAILLAEKNSGKTLEDSEIIDILSKEIKQRKEALEDFKKGNRQDLVDATNFEIEVLLKYLPQQLTEEEITEIIEKAVNETGANSMKHMKNVMSIVIPKTKGRADGKLVSEKVKNILSK, encoded by the coding sequence ATGTCTCTTAAGGAAACACTACAAGACCACTGGAAACAAGCCTTAAAAGCTAGAGAGAAAGAGAAAGCTAATACTATAAGTATGGTTAAAGCTGCCATTCTTTTAGCAGAAAAAAATTCAGGGAAAACTCTTGAAGATTCAGAAATAATTGATATTTTATCTAAAGAGATAAAACAGCGCAAAGAAGCGTTAGAAGACTTCAAGAAGGGAAACAGACAAGACTTAGTAGATGCAACTAATTTTGAAATAGAAGTTTTGCTAAAATACCTTCCTCAGCAGTTGACAGAAGAGGAAATTACAGAAATAATTGAAAAAGCAGTTAATGAAACTGGTGCAAATAGCATGAAACATATGAAAAATGTCATGAGTATAGTTATCCCTAAAACTAAAGGTAGAGCAGATGGTAAACTTGTAAGTGAAAAAGTAAAAAATATATTGAGTAAATAG
- a CDS encoding histidine triad nucleotide-binding protein has protein sequence MENCIFCKILKGEIPSSKVYEDELVYAFNDIDPVAPHHILIIPKEHISSLNDLTEENSKVISHIFMVAKKLAKDLNISEEGFRVVSNCGESAGQTVFHIHFHLIAGRNLQWPPG, from the coding sequence ATGGAAAATTGTATTTTTTGTAAAATATTAAAGGGAGAAATACCAAGTTCTAAAGTATATGAAGATGAATTGGTATATGCTTTTAATGATATAGATCCAGTGGCACCACATCATATTCTTATAATCCCTAAAGAACATATAAGTTCTTTAAATGATTTAACAGAAGAAAATAGCAAGGTTATAAGTCATATATTTATGGTAGCTAAAAAATTAGCTAAGGATCTTAATATATCAGAAGAAGGCTTTAGAGTAGTTTCTAACTGTGGTGAATCAGCAGGACAGACTGTTTTTCACATACATTTTCACTTAATTGCAGGTAGGAATTTACAATGGCCTCCAGGTTAA
- the yqfC gene encoding sporulation protein YqfC, with the protein MSKKFYNARETVADKLDLPRDIILNQPKIIVTGNEEITIENHRGVVVFEEKVVKINSGSGLISIYGKDFEILFMGGSTITLGGKFKSIEYEGSETNEI; encoded by the coding sequence ATGAGTAAAAAATTTTATAATGCAAGGGAAACTGTAGCGGATAAGTTAGATCTACCAAGAGATATAATTTTAAATCAACCAAAGATAATAGTTACAGGCAATGAGGAAATAACCATAGAAAATCATAGAGGAGTAGTTGTTTTTGAAGAAAAGGTAGTGAAAATTAATTCTGGATCTGGATTGATATCTATTTATGGAAAAGATTTTGAGATATTGTTTATGGGGGGAAGTACTATTACTTTAGGAGGAAAATTTAAATCTATAGAATATGAAGGGTCTGAAACAAATGAAATTTGA
- the dnaJ gene encoding molecular chaperone DnaJ, with translation MPSKDYYALLGLEKGASEEDIKKAFRKLAIKYHPDKNKGNKEAEEKFKEINEAYQVLSDPQKKAQYDQFGTTDFNGAGGFDPSGFGGFDFSDMGGFGDIFDSFFGGGFSSGGRRKNGPQRGADIETAINLTFEEAVFGAEKEISVNKHENCDNCNGTGAKPGTSPKTCDKCGGTGRIRIQKNTILGSMVTETSCDKCGGSGKVIENPCNRCHGKGKIRKNKKIKVKIPAGVDTGNVIPLRGQGEPGNNGGPAGDLYINIRVDAHPTFKRKGFDIYIEKHISFAQAALGVEIKVPTVDGEVKYEVPAGTQPGTVFRLKGKGVPRINSTARGNQYVTIIVDIPKKLNNKQREALTMYMDASGETVEGKEKDTIFEKIKKGFKD, from the coding sequence ATGCCCAGCAAGGATTATTATGCATTACTTGGATTAGAAAAAGGTGCTAGTGAAGAAGACATAAAAAAAGCTTTTAGAAAATTAGCTATAAAATATCATCCGGATAAAAACAAAGGTAACAAAGAGGCTGAAGAAAAATTTAAAGAAATAAATGAAGCTTATCAAGTACTTTCAGATCCTCAAAAGAAAGCTCAATATGATCAATTTGGAACTACAGACTTTAATGGAGCAGGGGGATTTGACCCATCAGGCTTTGGAGGTTTCGATTTTTCAGATATGGGAGGCTTTGGAGATATATTTGATTCCTTCTTTGGAGGAGGATTTTCTTCTGGTGGAAGAAGAAAAAATGGACCTCAAAGAGGTGCGGATATAGAAACTGCTATTAATTTAACCTTTGAAGAAGCGGTATTCGGAGCGGAAAAAGAAATATCTGTAAATAAACATGAAAATTGTGATAATTGTAATGGAACCGGTGCAAAACCAGGAACAAGTCCAAAAACATGCGATAAATGTGGTGGTACTGGAAGAATTAGAATTCAAAAGAACACTATATTAGGAAGTATGGTAACAGAAACTTCCTGTGATAAATGTGGTGGTAGCGGAAAAGTTATAGAAAATCCATGTAATAGGTGCCATGGAAAAGGGAAAATTAGAAAAAATAAAAAGATTAAAGTTAAAATACCAGCAGGTGTAGATACAGGAAACGTTATTCCACTAAGAGGACAAGGTGAACCAGGAAACAATGGAGGACCAGCAGGAGACTTATATATAAATATAAGAGTAGATGCTCATCCTACCTTTAAGAGAAAAGGCTTTGATATTTATATAGAAAAGCATATAAGTTTTGCTCAAGCTGCTTTAGGTGTTGAGATAAAAGTACCTACAGTAGATGGAGAGGTTAAATATGAAGTACCAGCGGGAACACAACCAGGAACTGTATTTAGGTTAAAAGGTAAGGGAGTACCAAGAATAAATAGTACAGCTAGAGGAAATCAATATGTTACTATAATAGTAGATATACCAAAGAAATTAAATAACAAGCAAAGGGAAGCCCTAACTATGTATATGGATGCTAGTGGAGAAACTGTAGAAGGAAAAGAAAAGGATACTATTTTTGAAAAGATAAAAAAAGGCTTCAAAGATTAA
- the prmA gene encoding 50S ribosomal protein L11 methyltransferase, with protein sequence MDKEWLEVCIYTSSEALEAISGILYNTGVKGVSIEDPKDIEFKKKHPGDWDYFDETLLTVKDTAIVKGYYKEDDKFNEYLDYIKESINNLGQFGIDKGEGLVEVNKVNEEDWENNWKKYYKPTKVSDKIVIKPIWENYDKKEEEIIVQLDPGMAFGTGTHETTRMCINALEKYIKKDKTVFDIGCGSGILSIASAKLGAKHVIGVDLDPVAVKSSKENIKYNNLDNIEILEGNLMEVVEGRANIVVANIIADVIIFLTEGVKAFIEKDGYFIASGIINSRKEDVIKKLEETGFVIEEVKEEGEWVCIVSKIN encoded by the coding sequence ATGGATAAAGAATGGTTAGAGGTTTGTATATATACAAGTAGTGAGGCTTTGGAAGCTATATCAGGAATATTATATAATACAGGTGTAAAAGGAGTTTCAATAGAAGATCCTAAGGATATTGAGTTTAAAAAGAAGCATCCTGGAGATTGGGATTATTTTGATGAAACTTTATTAACAGTTAAGGATACTGCTATAGTAAAGGGATATTACAAAGAGGATGATAAGTTTAATGAGTATTTAGATTACATAAAAGAATCTATAAATAACTTAGGTCAATTTGGGATAGATAAAGGGGAAGGGTTAGTAGAAGTTAACAAGGTAAATGAAGAAGACTGGGAAAATAATTGGAAAAAATATTATAAACCAACTAAGGTTTCAGATAAAATAGTTATAAAACCTATCTGGGAAAATTATGATAAAAAAGAAGAGGAAATAATAGTACAGTTAGATCCAGGTATGGCTTTTGGTACAGGAACTCATGAAACCACAAGAATGTGTATAAATGCTTTAGAAAAATACATAAAAAAGGATAAAACTGTGTTTGATATAGGTTGTGGATCCGGAATACTATCTATAGCATCAGCAAAATTAGGGGCTAAACATGTAATAGGTGTAGATTTGGATCCAGTAGCTGTTAAATCCTCTAAAGAAAATATTAAATATAATAATTTAGACAACATAGAAATATTAGAAGGTAATTTAATGGAAGTAGTAGAGGGCAGAGCAAATATAGTAGTAGCTAATATAATAGCAGATGTTATAATATTTTTAACAGAAGGTGTCAAAGCTTTTATAGAAAAAGACGGGTATTTTATAGCTTCTGGTATAATAAATTCAAGAAAAGAGGATGTTATTAAAAAGTTAGAAGAAACAGGTTTTGTAATAGAAGAAGTAAAAGAAGAGGGAGAATGGGTTTGTATAGTATCTAAAATAAACTAA
- a CDS encoding cytidine deaminase, with protein MKYDEIIKKAMEARENAYVPYSKFKVGAALLTEDDTIYTGCNIENASYGATNCAERTAIFKAISEGHKKIKAIAVVGSFEEYTYPCGICRQVISEFANGNIDIIIVKDKNNYEIKKLDEILPGAFTKKDLIK; from the coding sequence ATGAAATATGACGAAATTATAAAAAAAGCAATGGAAGCCAGAGAAAATGCTTACGTTCCTTACTCAAAATTTAAAGTAGGAGCAGCTTTATTAACAGAAGATGATACAATATATACAGGATGTAACATAGAGAATGCTTCTTATGGTGCTACAAATTGTGCAGAAAGAACAGCTATATTTAAAGCTATATCAGAAGGACATAAGAAAATAAAAGCCATTGCAGTAGTAGGAAGCTTTGAAGAATATACTTATCCATGTGGTATATGTAGGCAGGTTATAAGTGAATTTGCAAATGGAAATATAGACATAATAATAGTAAAAGATAAAAATAATTATGAAATAAAGAAACTAGATGAAATTTTACCAGGAGCCTTTACTAAAAAAGATTTAATAAAATAG